A DNA window from Balneolaceae bacterium contains the following coding sequences:
- a CDS encoding DUF433 domain-containing protein, giving the protein MSEWKERITINPDQCGGRPCIRGMRIRVIDILDLLAAGLTQDQVLAELPDLEKEDIEAALKYASSNMDHPIIAA; this is encoded by the coding sequence ATGAGTGAATGGAAAGAGAGGATAACAATTAATCCCGATCAATGTGGCGGGCGTCCCTGCATTCGTGGTATGCGAATCCGTGTTATCGACATACTCGACCTTCTTGCTGCTGGCCTGACCCAGGATCAAGTACTTGCGGAACTTCCAGATTTGGAAAAAGAAGATATCGAAGCTGCATTGAAGTATGCCAGCAGTAACATGGATCATCCCATTATTGCCGCATGA
- a CDS encoding type II toxin-antitoxin system death-on-curing family toxin: MIEFLDKKTILAFHQDQIASYGGSQGIRDEGLLESALPQPQASFGGEYVDEDLFEMAAAYGFHICQNHPFYDGNKRTALIAMYTFLFVNAYRLAAEKKSLFAIMIDLVNGKVEKKELAEYLEKHSSKRDVQVAQLE, from the coding sequence AAAACAATCCTTGCCTTTCATCAGGATCAAATAGCCTCCTATGGAGGCAGCCAGGGGATACGGGATGAAGGACTGTTGGAATCGGCGCTACCCCAACCTCAGGCCAGTTTTGGGGGCGAGTATGTCGACGAGGATCTGTTTGAAATGGCAGCGGCCTATGGATTTCATATCTGTCAAAACCATCCGTTTTATGATGGCAACAAACGAACAGCTCTTATTGCAATGTACACCTTTCTTTTTGTCAATGCCTACCGGTTGGCGGCTGAAAAGAAAAGTCTGTTTGCTATCATGATCGACCTGGTCAACGGTAAAGTTGAAAAGAAGGAATTGGCAGAATACCTGGAAAAACACTCGTCGAAACGGGATGTTCAGGTCGCACAACTCGAGTAG